Proteins encoded within one genomic window of Phycisphaerae bacterium:
- a CDS encoding phosphoribosylformylglycinamidine synthase subunit PurQ — MAQVRVLILRAAGINCDLETQHAWELAGGVPTRIHVRQLIEQPSQLDDFQILTIPGGFSYGDDIAAGRILANQVRRHLIDGLERFIGAGKLVLGICNGFQVLVQTNILPFGRTTTRPRRCTIAENAPAGFQDRWVYLQAPESRCVFLDPGQVYEMPIAHGEGRVTFAGEADLAAVTQGGQVALTYGPPRAGDANLHGEPANPNGSQADIAGLCDATGRVLGLMPHPERFVTWTQHPCWTSQPARPSGDGLALFRRAVAYFA; from the coding sequence GTGGCGCAAGTCCGTGTTCTGATCCTGCGGGCGGCCGGCATCAACTGTGACCTCGAAACCCAGCATGCCTGGGAACTGGCCGGGGGCGTGCCGACACGCATCCATGTCCGGCAGCTCATCGAGCAGCCAAGCCAGCTCGACGACTTCCAGATCCTCACGATCCCCGGCGGATTCAGCTATGGCGACGACATCGCCGCCGGCCGTATCCTGGCCAACCAGGTCCGCCGACATCTCATCGACGGCCTGGAGCGTTTCATCGGCGCCGGTAAGCTCGTGCTCGGCATCTGCAACGGCTTCCAGGTGCTGGTGCAGACCAACATCCTGCCCTTCGGTCGGACCACGACCCGGCCGCGCCGCTGCACGATCGCCGAGAACGCGCCGGCGGGCTTCCAGGACCGCTGGGTGTACCTGCAGGCCCCCGAATCGCGGTGTGTGTTCCTCGATCCAGGACAGGTGTACGAGATGCCCATCGCGCACGGCGAGGGCCGCGTGACGTTCGCCGGCGAAGCGGACCTCGCGGCCGTCACACAGGGAGGGCAGGTTGCGCTGACCTACGGCCCGCCACGAGCCGGCGACGCGAACCTGCATGGTGAGCCGGCCAATCCGAACGGGAGTCAGGCGGACATCGCCGGCCTGTGTGACGCCACGGGGCGGGTGCTCGGCCTCATGCCGCACCCGGAGCGCTTTGTCACGTGGACCCAGCATCCCTGCTGGACCTCGCAACCTGCGCGTCCCTCCGGCGACGGGCTCGCGCTTTTCCGTCGGGCCGTCGCCTACTTCGCATAG